A window of Cryptomeria japonica chromosome 3, Sugi_1.0, whole genome shotgun sequence contains these coding sequences:
- the LOC131080025 gene encoding uncharacterized protein LOC131080025, which translates to MGYLYEAMDRAKESIKNYYKGDRLKFDPIWEIVDRRWNNQLHQPIHAAGYFLNPRFRFGGSYSDSNGEVMEGLSTCIERMVPDVEERDLIVSELQNYEGGRGKLFSSELARRGRTTQTPDAWWQNWGGNTPHLKKFALRVLCQPCSSSNCERNWSLFEAIHTKKRSKLAQKRLNDLVYVQYNLRLRVKKVEELEGGPIDLDDIDPYSDWTSQEQPPLFSDTDITDLERQAME; encoded by the exons atgggatatctttatgaggccatggatagggccaaagagtctatcaaaaattactacaagggggataggctcaaatttgatcccatttgggaaattgttgataggaggtggaacaatcagctccaccaacccattcatgcagcagggtacttcctcaaccctcgttttaggttcgggggttcttactcagattcgaatggagaagtcatggagggcctcagtacatgcattgagaggatggtacctgatgttgaggagagagacctcattgtgagtgagctccaaaattatgagggaggaaggggtaagctattctcttcagagctggctaggagaggaagaaccactcaaaccccag atgcttggtggcaaaattggggtggaaacaccccacatctcaaaaaatttgccctcagagtcttatgtcagccttgcagttcatccaattgtgagcgcaattggagcttgtttgaagcaatccacacgaagaagaggagcaagttagcgcagaaacggctcaatgaccttgtctacgtgcaatataatcttcgattgcgcgtaaagaaggtagaggaactagaaggtggtccaattgacttggatgatatagatccttacagtgattggacatcacaggagcagcctccattgttttccgacactgacatcactgatttggagaggcaggctatggagtag
- the LOC131031097 gene encoding uncharacterized protein LOC131031097 — protein MAREQWPLDPCPSGFIGTRPRGARDGAWRYAYEGPDPGSIICIQCERILHGGINRLKYHLAGIDRHDARACPGTNEEIKRQMNALLAAGEEKKLQRERAKLAMRSAIAESQGVSIDLEEEEEALEGIVGSRRGPRIRKPTISSPIASASSSRVPGRGPVPLPSQRSGSIGDYFVPRNTPGGQPSLEASGWNKEVHEKTEIAVADFWYFNNIAFNVAENAYWLNLVTAMTVSGKGYKAPSRRDLSGRLLTNAVARAREVMEDQKIDWANYGCTILSDGWTDGKNRTIINFWSLARTM, from the exons atggcaagggagcaatggccactagatccatgcccatctggatttataggcacccgtcctagaggtgctagagatggggcatggaggtatgcctatgagggacccgatcctgggtcaattatatgcatacagtgtgagagaatacttcatggaggcatcaaccgcctcaaataccaccttgcaggaatagataggcatgatgctagagcatgccctgggaccaatgaagaaataaaaagacaaatgaatgccctacttgcagctggggaagagaagaaactgcaaagggagagggcaaaactagccatgagatcagccatagctgaatctcaaggtgtttctattgaccttgaagaggaagaagaagcacttgagggcatagtgggctctcggcgtggcccacgtatccgcaaaccGACCATCAGCTCACCCATTgcttctgcttcctctagtagagtacctggccGGGGCcctgttccacttccatcacaacgATCAGGTtcgataggtgattattttgtgcccagaaACACACCTGGaggacaaccatcattagaggctagtggatggaataaggaggtacatgagaaaactgaaattgcagttgctgatttttggtacttcaacaacattgcattcaatgtggcggagaatgcttattggttgaatttggtgactgctatgacagtttcaggaaaggggtacaaggccccttctcgcagggatttgagtgggag gttgctcacaaatgcagttgctagggcaagagaagtgatggaggatcaaaaaattgattgggcaaattatggctgcaccattctttctgatgggtggacagatggcaagaaccgcaccatcatcaatttttggtcgcttgcaaggacaatgtag